In the genome of Acidimicrobiia bacterium, one region contains:
- a CDS encoding META domain-containing protein encodes MKRTALIASLVVASLVLASCGQEDDMGAGNPLGDRTWVLTSGSVDGVSLQPIPGHAVTLRVDDGTVAGTAACNHYGGPVFLDGSEVSIGEGEGLARTEMWCEATGVMDLEAAFLDALVRVQQVIASGGGVLLTGDGVELRFEPEPSAVDASLTGTHWTLDTLVDGDSTSTPAASAWIVFTEDGAVSGHDGCNGFGGSYDPVLGFTEIVATLIACDEAIMNQERLMLGVLSGPAHVSIAGDSLTITHPSGKALRLLAVEPDEVAALAGIEWNLEMLVDGEVATAPVAPAFLLFDADGSFTGSSGCNQISGTLDDDLGFGPTTATEMACGEEIMAQEAFVLTVLGQGADLDIDGETLTIRGPAGKNLQYRAG; translated from the coding sequence ATGAAACGCACCGCCCTCATCGCCTCCCTCGTCGTCGCATCGCTCGTACTCGCCTCCTGCGGCCAGGAGGACGACATGGGAGCGGGGAACCCTCTCGGCGACCGCACCTGGGTACTCACCTCGGGCTCGGTCGATGGGGTTTCCCTGCAGCCGATACCCGGACACGCCGTCACGCTGCGGGTCGACGATGGCACAGTGGCCGGGACCGCCGCCTGCAACCACTACGGAGGTCCCGTCTTTCTCGACGGAAGCGAGGTCTCCATCGGAGAGGGCGAGGGACTGGCCCGGACCGAGATGTGGTGCGAGGCGACGGGGGTGATGGACCTCGAAGCAGCGTTCCTCGACGCCCTGGTGCGCGTGCAGCAGGTGATCGCTTCCGGCGGAGGTGTGCTCCTGACCGGCGACGGCGTGGAGCTGCGGTTCGAGCCCGAGCCGTCGGCCGTGGACGCCTCCCTCACCGGTACCCACTGGACGCTGGACACGCTGGTCGACGGGGACTCCACCTCGACGCCGGCGGCATCGGCCTGGATCGTGTTCACCGAGGACGGCGCCGTGAGCGGTCACGACGGGTGCAACGGCTTCGGCGGCTCATACGACCCGGTTCTCGGGTTCACCGAGATCGTCGCCACCCTGATCGCCTGCGACGAGGCGATCATGAACCAGGAACGGCTGATGCTGGGCGTGCTCTCGGGCCCGGCTCATGTCTCGATCGCCGGCGACTCGCTGACCATCACCCACCCCTCGGGGAAGGCGCTACGACTCCTGGCCGTTGAGCCGGATGAGGTTGCTGCCCTGGCCGGCATTGAGTGGAACTTGGAGATGCTCGTCGACGGCGAGGTCGCCACGGCACCGGTGGCGCCCGCATTCCTGCTCTTCGACGCCGATGGCTCGTTCACGGGGAGCAGCGGCTGCAACCAGATCTCGGGGACCCTTGACGACGATCTCGGCTTCGGCCCGACGACTGCCACGGAGATGGCATGCGGGGAGGAGATCATGGCCCAGGAAGCGTTCGTGCTCACCGTGCTCGGCCAAGGCGCAGACCTCGACATCGACGGGGAGACCCTCACCATCCGGGGCCCGGCCGGCAAGAACCTTCAGTACCGCGCAGGTTGA